One Papaver somniferum cultivar HN1 chromosome 10, ASM357369v1, whole genome shotgun sequence genomic window carries:
- the LOC113318531 gene encoding methyl-CpG-binding domain-containing protein 9-like: MDSSTTPDTAKPSESSSSRQPLVFEIDLNEIPYSSSSRQEDPSVFSATPPLLDANEVVRSVHGNPRLPFRAPTDLPADVRGVPCVCGRAEARGGVLVCDGCDRWFHLSCCSMRSRQAIVLEDWICSSCLGNGVGAKRWNLGCVSNTVTVAIPPPPPPTTKRTAVRPLLDINSSPPRDEDVEEFEQHSRMRTLGDTHISGFPYGTPVKYPILWHPSAAVQRESGINSHPIKLASERFLNRELTMSKSWEEADLNPTPMRRFRSTNSFNSPRRKELARHSRTNSSADNREALRNSRSGDFSSDVEIVEPHASNLGRSARIREAGQGENGGSESDRPNNGLPVQFEDLFLTCLGKVDSRPSYHDRSHIWPVGYRSSWHDKVTGSLFVCDVLDGGSSGPIFKVRRCPCSASVIPDASIVLLRQILGQSEAESKIESEIVILSDLSDTEDTDIQVLLSDPCPPEQDLLSCFAVSTLSESYRVTKDIFTPQTKCLVQKSGGLFSSKLGLQDEVGEFFAEGRSSSSVWGKVSEMFVEACREAFKKTCSVQFYCTHESDGTNSWSVINSKDRNGVGSPSKFCDMSGPRHIPRVIQSLDELEMMCQEVEKWLNQDRFGLDMEFVQEMIEQLPGSDACSEYEFLTRRSEYSNFEVVGNGLLHAKRKGLFQGMEYGEAADGLFGKSKSLKQNMVQDLGIRRHFPHGKPLSSKLSTELVGDVLQVYELLWRFNDVLALRETLSFEELEGELINPWFHDLSFMQKLEKGNQENTDLVLHSSHGMVGHNVTPSGEPNSIVLGDLSPKFIKVDTASEKEAAQAKLASHTYYRCTGVALTKVHRSLLNLLVGELQAKVAVLVDPNFDAGESKSRRGRRKDADKLSSLRKLKIDMLPVNELTWPELARRFILAYLCMEGNLDSSEVSSREDIKVFRCLQGDGGMVCGSLAGVGGIEADALLLAEATKHIFGSLKRENDIWSMEYIDEVDAPETIVTETSNEIPEWAKVLEPARKLPTNVGTRIRKCVYEALDRGPPEWAKKILRHSISKEVYKGNASGPTKKAVVSVLTRVADEVSQRKPVVVKKERRVKTMSDIVMKQCRYVLRRTVLEDEAKMFCNLLGTTSLNPNANEDDGILGYPTMVSRALDFRTIDLRLAVGTYGGSYEAFLEDVREVWHNIRTAYGDRPDLMLLAEQLSGNFELLYAKEVLDLVQKIKEHADPQCLSPALKKEIDEFLCGKEIPKAPWDDGVCRLCGIDKSDETVLLCDHCDSEYHTYCLIPPLLKIPIGNWYCPTCIESGEVKAPPDTHVIHQRRQKRYQGEGTRIFSETLNKLAAVMEEKEYWDCSLEERVFLLKFLSDEALSSSVVREHLDQCAEMSADVQQKLRSFSTELRNLKYKEEVLTKESKVTLNGVGEAGKEGVASMLLNLSRGSGQHQTSNNSYNFCSPFPGMIQLDDVAGENDSNNVNSNSNWSLGKSNSGDHCNGSRNLSVLAADSDGQKPDGLSVLDDNLALESLSPVKASKSSESNKHSEVQLPALQQKQVGDLRKELPTESTMSEKHEVGTETTDCVQPMFEVLNEPRAYNLEVDSLKNEISRMENSIGGLESQLLQLSMRREFLGRDNAGRLYWALNMPGKCPWLVVDGSTPVNSTPDDAKSSNSKEQVLPGMEGSTSACGYESHDGVLGFSSWVSYDSDVEIQELLGWLNSSDPRERELKESILQMHRLKSQSSQQAGNPILSDFQVTGLRSFDGGKDGTSLATKASTILETMYGPCMDPETSDAIPKRRGRKLKATSDDKIYRCECLELVWPSRPHCLTCHQTFSTNLELEGHNDGRCNSLSPANDERKETDDHTKGKGKVSSNREEHASETSRIEASKSGKLDTSSRVIKFQKKEMVCPYNLEEIKKKFITNDSNKELVKGIGLIGSDGIPSLVPSTSLYLHDPTLILNIAQQKEAENGTRCNALEVVSQQKNKTVSADKNPTDSAKRSAKNSLKEEQPKGKSLVSESSNKKDPESSKKNTPAPKAPCCVVPERSLRPVVGKVTPILRRLKSNLLDMDAALPEEAPRPLKSDPLKRSAWRAFVKSAESIFEMIQAIIVFEDMIKTEYLKNSWYYWSSLSAAAKTSTISSLALRIYTLDANIIYQKSPPPDSDASPPTTDTNPRLSKKRKDTEGRS, from the exons ATGGATTCTTCAACTACACCTGATACTGCTAAACcctcagaatcatcatcatctcgtcaacctttggtttttgaaatcGATCTTAATGAGATCCCTTATTCCTCATCATCAAGACAGGAAGACCCTTCCGTCTTCAGTGCTACGCCGCCTCTACTGGATGCAAATGAAGTCGTAAGAAGTGTACATGGTAATCCTAGGTTACCATTTAGAGCGCCTACTGATTTACCAGCTGATGTACGTGGTGTACCATGTGTTTGTGGCCGAGCTGAAGCTAGAGGTGGTGTCCTAGTTTGTGATGGTTGTGATAGATGGTTTCATTTGAGCTGTTGTTCAATGCGTTCTCGTCAAGCTATTGTTTTAGAAGATTGGATTTGTTCTTCTTGTTTAGGGAATGGTGTTGGTGCTAAGAGATGGAACTTGGGTTGTGTTTCAAATACCGTTACTGTCGccattcctcctcctcctcctccgacGACTAAACGTACTGCTGTTAGGCCGCTTTTGGATATCAATTCTTCTCCACCTAgagatgaagatgttgaagagtTTGAACAACATTCTAG GATGCGTACTCTGGGTGATACCCATATTAGTGGTTTTCCGTACGGTACTCCTGTGAAATATCCGATCTTGTGGCATCCAAGTGCTGCTGTACAAAGAGAATCTGGCATAAATTCACACCCCATCAAATTAGCTTCAGAAAGGTTCTTAAACCGGGAACTGACTATGAGTAAGAGTTGGGAGGAGGCAGATTTGAACCCCACTCCTATGAGAAGATTTAGGAGTACTAATTCCTTTAATTCACCTAGGAGAAAGGAGCTTGCTAGACATTCAAGAACTAATAGTTCTGCAGATAATCGAGAAGCTCTGAGAAATAGTCGAAGTGGGGATTTTTCCTCTGATGTTGAGATTGTGGAACCTCATGCCAGCAATCTTGGGAGAAGCGCAAGAATTAGGGAAGCCGGACAGGGGGAAAATGGTGGCTCTGAGTCCGATCGACCTAAT AATGGACTTCCCGTTCAGTTTGAAGATCTCTTCCTTACCTGTTTGGGGAAGGTTGATTCTCGACCATCATATCATGACAGGAGTCATATCTGGCCTGTTGGTTACAGATCTAGTTGGCACGATAAGGTAACCGGTTCTCTTTTTGTGTGTGACGTACTGGATGGTGGAAGCTCTGGACCAATCTTCAAGGTCAGACGATGTCCTTGCTCTGCATCAGTTATACCTGATGCATCAATAGTCCTACTGAGACAGATTCTTGGTCAGTCCGAAGCTGAAAGCAAAATAGAAAGCGAAATAGTCATTTTGTCAGACTTGAGCGATACCGAGGACACCGACATTCAGGTGCTTCTTTCCGATCCTTGTCCACCGGAGCAAGATCTTTTATCATGTTTTGCAGTCAGTACCCTTAGTGAATCTTACCGTGTTACGAAGGATATTTTCACCCCACAAACCAAGTGCTTAGTCCAAAAATCCGGTGGACTCTTCTCTAGTAAGTTGGGGTTGCAGGATGAAGTTGGTGAGTTTTTTGCTGAAGGAAGGTCATCATCTTCAGTGTGGGGTAAGGTCTCCGAGATGTTTGTTGAGGCCTGCCGTGAAGCCTTTAAGAAGACTTGCAGTGTTCAGTTCTATTGCACCCATGAGTCAGATGGTACGAATTCTTGGTCAGTTATAAATTCCAAGGACAGAAATGGTGTTGGTTCCCCGTCCAAATTCTGTGACATGTCTGGTCCCAGGCACATACCCCGTGTAATTCAAAGTTTAGATGAGCTTGAGATGATGTGCCAGGAAGTGGAGAAATGGTTGAACCAGGACAGGTTTGGACTCGATATGGAATTTGTGCAGGAAATGATTGAACAACTTCCTGGGTCCGATGCATGTTCAGAATATGAGTTCCTGACTAGACGAAGTGAGTACTCCAATTTTGAAGTTGTTGGAAATGGGCTACTTCATGCTAAAAGAAAGGGTCTGTTTCAAGGTATGGAATATGGAGAAGCTGCAGATGGTTTATTTGGGAAAAGTAAAAGCCTGAAGCAGAATATGGTTCAAGACCTTGGTATCAGAAGACATTTTCCTCATGGCAAGCCGTTGAGCTCAAAGCTATCAACAGAGCTGGTTGGTGATGTTCTACAG GTGTATGAGCTACTTTGGCGTTTCAATGATGTCTTGGCTTTGAGGGAAACCTTATCTTTTGAGGAGCTTGAAGGGGAGCTTATAAATCCCTGGTTTCATGATTTATCTTTTATGCAGAAACTTGAGAAGGGAAATCAAGAAAATACAGACCTCGTGTTGCATAGTAGTCACGGTATGGTTGGCCATAATGTAACCCCAAGTGGTGAACCAAATTCTATAGTTTTAGGGGATCTTTCACCAAAGTTCATCAAAGTGGACACAGCATCTGAAAAAGAAGCTGCACAAGCTAAACTAGCTTCTCATACTTACTATAGGTGCACAGGGGTGGCTTTGACTAAGGTGCATAGATCTTTGCTGAATTTACTGGTAGGTGAGCTCCAGGCGAAAGTTGCTGTCCTTGTAGATCCCAATTTTGATGCTGGAGAGTCAAAATCGAGGCGAGGGAGAAGGAAAGACGCAGACAAATTGTCAAGTTTAAGAAAATTGAAGATTGATATGCTCCCAGTGAATGAGTTAACTTGGCCTGAATTAGCCCGTAGATTCATTCTAGCTTACTTATGTATGGAAGGCAACCTGGATTCTTCAGAAGTTTCATCTCGTGAGGATATAAAGGTGTTCCGTTGCCTACAAGGTGATGGTGGGATGGTTTGCGGCTCATTAGCTGGAGTGGGTGGAATTGAAGCAGATGCCCTG CTACTTGCAGAGGCTACAAAGCATATTTTTGGTTCCCTGAAGAGAGAAAATGATATTTGGTCAATGGAGTATATTGATGAAGTTGATGCCCCTGAAACCATCGTTACTGAAACCAGCAACGAGATTCCAGAGTGGGCAAAAGTCTTGGAACCTGCAAGAAAGCTACCCACAAATGTTGGAACCAGGATTAGGAAATGTGTCTACGAGGCGTTGGATAGAGGTCCGCCAGAGTGGGCGAAGAAGATACTGCGACATTCTATTAGTAAGGAAGTATACAAGGGCAACGCATCAGGGCCTACAAAG AAAGCTGTTGTTTCGGTGCTGACACGTGTGGCTGACGAAGTTTCACAGAGGAAACCTGTGGTAGTAAAAAAGGAAAGACGTGTCAAAACAATGTCTGATATTGTCATGAAACAATGTCGTTATGTATTGCGCCGTACTGTTCTTGAAGATGAGGCAAAAATGTTCTGCAATTTGCTTGGAACAACCTCACTAAACCCTAATGCTAATGAGGATGATGGCATTCTTGGATATCCTACAATGGTATCTCGTGCATTGGATTTTAGAACCATTGACTTGAGGTTAGCAGTAGGCACTTATGGTGGATCTTACGAAGCTTTTCTGGAGGATGTACGTGAG GTTTGGCACAACATACGCACTGCTTATGGAGACCGTCCGGATTTGATGCTTTTAGCTGAACAATTATCTGGAAATTTTGAATTGCTGTATGCAAAAGAG GTTCTTGATCTTGTACAGAAAATTAAGGAGCATGCTGATCCCCAATGCTTAAGCCCCGCATTAAAGAAGGAAATAGATGAGTTTCTGTGTGGCAAGGAGATCCCTAAAGCTCCTTGGGACGATGGTGTCTGCAGACTCTGTGGCATTGACAAAAGTGATGAAACTGTGTTACTGTGTGATCATTGCGATTCTGAGTATCATACTTACTGCTTGATACCTCCTCTCCTTAAGATTCCCATTGGAAACTGGTATTGTCCCACATGTATTGAAAGTGGTGAAGTAAAGGCACCACCCGATACTCACGTCATTCATCAGCGTAGACAGAAGAGATATCAAGGTGAAGGAACTCGTATTTTCTCAGAGACACTGAACAAGTTAGCTGCTGTTATGGAAGAAAAAGAGTATTGGGATTGTAGCCTGGAGGAG AGGGTCTTCTTGCTGAAGTTTTTGAGCGACGAGGCGTTGAGCTCATCTGTTgttcgtgaacaccttgatcaaTGTGCCGAAATGTCGGCTGATGTGCAGCAGAAACTGCGTTCTTTTTCTACAGAATTAAGAAACCTAAAGTATAAAGAAGAAGTCCTCACAAAAGAAAGCAAAGTCACGCTTAATGGAGTTGGTGAAGCTGGAAAAGAAGGAGTAGCCAGTATGCTGTTGAACCTTAGCAGGGGTAGCGGTCAACACCAAACTTCTAATAATAGTTACAACTTCTGCTCACCCTTCCCTGGTATGATTCAGCTTGATGATGTTGCCGGGGAAAATGATTCTAACAATGTGAACAGTAATTCTAATTGGTCACTCGGGAAGAGCAATTCTGGGGATCATTGTAATGGAAGTAGAAACTTAAGTGTGTTGGCTGCAGATAGTGATGGTCAAAAGCCAGATGGTCTTTCAGTTCTGGATGACAATCTCGCACTTGAAAGTCTTTCCCCAGTTAAGGCTTCTAAGAGTAGTGAATCAAACAAACACAGCGAGGTACAGCTACCAGCTCTCCAGCAAAAACAAGTAGGTGACTTGAGAAAGGAACTTCCAACAGAAAGTACCATGAGTGAGAAACATGAAGTTGGTACGGAAACCACTGATTGTGTGCAGCCCATGTTTGAAGTTCTAAACGAACCACGAGCCTACAACCTTGAGGTGGACTCACTCAAGAATGAGATTTCACGTATGGAAAACTCAATTGGAGGCTTAGAATCGCAGCTTCTTCAGCTATCTATGCGTAGGGAATTTTTAGGTAGGGACAATGCTGGTAGACTTTACTGGGCTCTGAATATGCCAGGAAAATGTCCGTGGTTGGTTGTTGATGGTAGTACACCAGTCAATAGTACTCCAGATGATGCAAAGAGCAGCAATTCAAAAGAGCAGGTTCTGCCCGGTATGGAGGGTTCAACTTCGGCTTGCGGCTATGAATCTCATGATGGAGTTCTTGGGTTTTCATCATGGGTTTCCTATGATTCTGATGTAGAAATCCAAGAACTTCTTGGATGGTTGAATAGTAGTGATCCAAGGGAGAGAGAGTTGAAGGAATCGATTCTGCAGATGCACAGATTGAAGTCTCAGTCCTCTCAACAAGCTGGAAATCCTATTCTTAGTGACTTCCAAGTCACTGGGTTGAGGTCTTTTGATGGTGGAAAAGATGGAACTTCTCTTGCAACAAAAGCTTCAACAATATTGGAGACGATGTATGGTCCGTGCATGGACCCAGAAACCTCTGATGCCATCCCAAAGAGGCGGGGTAGGAAGTTGAAAGCAACTTCTGATGATAAAATATATAGGTGTGAATGCCTAGAACTAGTCTGGCCTTCCAGACCCCATTGTCTTACTTGCCATCAGACCTTCTCCACCAACTTGGAACTTGAAGGGCATAATGATGGGAGGTGCAACTCATTGTCACCAGCCAATGATGAACGCAAGGAGACTGATGATCACACAAAAGGGAAAGGGAAAGTAAGCAGCAATCGTGAGGAGCATGCAAGTGAAACAAGCAGAATTGAGGCATCGAAGAGTGGAAAATTGGACACTAGTTCTAGAGTGATAAAGTTTCAAAAGAAGGAAATGGTTTGTCCATATAACCtggaggaaataaaaaaaaagttcatcacCAATGATTCCAACAAGGAATTAGTGAAAGGAATAGGACTCATTGGTTCAGACGGGATTCCATCCCTTGTCCCATCCACTTCTCTGTATCTCCATGATCCAACACTAATTTTAAACATTGCCCAACAGAAAGAAGCTGAAAATGGTACTAGGTGTAATGCTCTGGAGGTGGTATCTCAACAGAAAAACAAGACTGTATCAGCTGATAAAAATCCCACGGATTCTGCAAAAAGAAGTGCTAAGAACAGTCTGAAGGAGGAACAGCCAAAAGGCAAGTCATTGGTTTCAGAAAGTTCAAACAAGAAAGACCCAGAATCTTCAAAGAAGAACACTCCAGCACCTAAGGCTCCCTGCTGTGTAGTGCCTGAACGTTCATTGAGACCTGTGGTGGGAAAGGTTACTCCAATTTTAAGGCGGCTCAAAAGTAACTTACTCGACATGGATGCTGCTCTTCCTGAAGAAGCACCGAGGCCACTAAAGTCTGACCCATTGAAAAGATCTGCTTGGCGTGCATTTGTTAAATCTGCAGAGTCTATATTTGAG atgattcaAGCAATAATTGTATTCGAGGACATGATCAAGACGGAGTACTTGAAGAATAGTTGGTACTACTGGTCATCTCTTTCAGCTGCTGCAAAAACCTCCACAATTTCATCTTTAGCCCTTCGCATATACACACTTGACGCTAACATCATTTACCAGAAGAGTCCTCCGCCAGATTCAGATGCGAGTCCTCCTACTACAGATACCAATCCAAGGCTGAGCAAGAAAAGAAAGGATACAGAGGGTAGATCTTAG